AAAAGCAGACTCTGTGACTGAAGTCAAGGAGCCCTCTCCAGAGAAAACTCATAAAAAAGAGCAAAGGcccaggtcccgggagagggagaaggacaaCCGGAGGGAAAGGCCTCACCATCGATCTCGTTCTCATTCCCGCTCTCGCAGGCGTCGTTCCCGTTCTCGGTATTTTAGCAGTTTTTGGTATTATATAGTATGTTGTCTTCTAGTCCTACATTGTGTTgttcataaaaaaatacataattttCCTATGCAACCTGTACACCATCAGGTCTTACTCTCCTCGTAGAAGGCAGAGTCCCAGGAGAAGAATGTCTCCTCGTAGGAGAAGCCCTCCCAGACGTGGCCCCGCTGCCGCAAGACACAGACATAGGCGCTCTCCTATTCGCAGGTTCGTAAATTGCTTGTCAAGCGTATATTTTTACCTTCTGTTTGTAGATTCTTTTAAAATTCTGTTAtctacatatatttttattgattGTTTACTATTTCCTGCAGGAGGCGCTCTCGCTCTGCTTCATCCTCTGGAAGCAGCTCCTCAGGCTCTCGCTCACCCAAAAAACTGATGAAAAGAATATCTAGCACACCTCCACGAAAACCGGTTCTTCACCCTGACACCTCCATTAGCCCAGCAGGGAGGGATAGACGGTCGCTGTCTCCACGTGCCAGAAGAAGCCGGGGCTCCCCTTCCCCACCCAGATCCTCTGGtatgattttcattttttttttttgtatttgaactTGTACTTAAGGCTATTAGGTTTATTCATTATATAGTTTCAGGAAGGCTTCAAAAAGTGTGTTTGTCCTAAACACGTTGTTGTATTATTTTTCTAGGTTTAAAGAGAAAACAAGGAGGAAGAGGTCCTTCTCCATCTGATAATGCAAAACCAAGACTGTCTGATGGCTCTGAGTCTGGTAAGCTTTGAATTAGATTATTTACAGAACGATAGTAGTAAAATGCCTTAGAGCTTATATTAGAAATGATAATTTGTATGGAGATCCCAGTAACAGTGGAGAATCCACTAAACAAAACTATActattttttccccctcttgtCCTTTGGTGCCAGTCAGATGGAAGTTGCAAGATGCAGGGTTTCACATGTTACCATGTCAATGACATATAGTTAGGGTTAGTGCAGGAGTGGGCAAACTTGGTCCTCGAGgtccactgtcctgctggttttccaacccTCCCTGCCCCAGTGACTGCTGATTACCTCAATCacgtgtgttcagtcagtcagcagctgacAAAGCTAACTGGCACACCTGATGagggtgatcagcagggaggaTTGAAAAACCACCCCTGGATTAGTGGATTGTTTTTGAAGATGCACCGCAAACTAGGACTGGTAAACTACTGATAccagtttttgcttttgtttccagTGTTACGTTAATAAGTGCTGTGAAAATTAACAGATGTTTGTGTAAATTTGAATACATGTCTTGATTATATTGTTTCCATGTGTTAACCTACTGTACTTGAGTGACAATCATGTAATAATCGTAGTCATGGTAACCATAGAGATAGAAATACAGCACACAGAAACAGTTGAATTAACAGTAAAATGTCACTACAGCGTGTTCTAATGGATTGTCAGCCTTCACAAAGTAAATTTGTTTTCTATATTGTGTCACCTGTAATATTTCCATGGCCGGTTTCAATGCTTTTAATACTGATGGGACGTTCAATGCTCTACGTTTCAGAGGaggataaaaatgaaaaaggggCAACAGCAGATTCAGTGCAGCAGCGACGTCAGTATCGCAGACAGAATCAACAGTCATCTTCAGGTTAGAAgcattttgtttctgttcttctcCTATACCAACtcatctctctgtgtctctcgctctcccaAACCACATCTCTGTCCTTGTTTGCATCGTCTCATTTTGAAGCTGTGCCTTAACCTCCACCTTTACCGGATACACTAAAGTCTTCAGTAAAACAGTTGTTGATGTCTTCTGTTGTGGTTTCAGACACAGGATCTTCCTCATCTGAAGAAGAGGGACCCAAGAGACCAACAGCAGGGTCAAGTGCTAGAAATGGTGAAGTCAGAAGAAGGCGCAGCCGTACTCCTTCTCCACGCAGACGACACAGGGATCCGTCTCCAAGGTCGAACATCAAGCACAAAAttactgtttttatgtttgGCAGATTAAGCTcctaaataattttaattaatatataGTGTTATCCCCTCCCCCCATTTTAGGAAAAGGAGATCTCCATCTCCAGGACGCAGACGTCGTTCCCCTTCTCCACTGCGACGGCGCAGATCTCTTTCTCCGCCTAGACGCCGGTATAGACATTAATTTAAGTCTGAAATTGTCAATTTCCCTATAATTTAATTCGGAAATGTTTTAACTTTAAATGTGATGCTTCATAGGTCTCCTTCCCCGCCTCCCTGTCGTAGATCTCCTTCCCCAAGGCGATATTCTCCCCCTATTCAGCGTCGCTACAGCCCGTCCCCTTTGCCGTCTCAGAAAAGAAAGATGTCCAGCTCTCCCACAAAACGCCCTTCCCCACTGCCCAAGCGGCGTCCCTCAAGGTCTCCCAAGCGCAGAAGTTCTCCTCAGAGAAGACGTGcatctccatcttcctctccaCCAAGACACAGGAGGAGCCCCATGTTGCCTTCTGGTCGCCTAGGCAGAGATGTACGATCCCCTGTTAGGGCAGTCAACCGCCTCTCCCCGTCACCTGCAAACCGTAACCGCAATGTTAGGGGCTCTACCAGTCCACAGAGACGTTTCGAATCCTCCATATCTCCATCTAATCACCGGAGGCAGCAGTCCCCTTCACACAGCGGCAAACCGTTTCGCAGAGTGTCCCGTACTCCGGAGCCACGCAACAACCAGAGGTGAATAAGGAGCAAGGACACGAATTATTCACTTTGTCTTTCTGTTAATTAGTTTGTCTATGAACTGTAATTCTTACAACCTCCCTGAATCTTGTCTACAGACCCTCTCCTAGCCCCCAGCCTATGAGAAGAGCATCTTCCAGATCAAGATCAGTTTCCCCTCGTCCAGCGGCTCAGAAACATCTTGTCCCTGCATCTGGCTCCCCATCTCCTTCTCGCTCTGTCAGTGGATCCCCACCTCCAGCCAAAAAGGCCAGCAGCGGCGGTTCTGGCAGCCAGTCTCCAAGCAAGGTGTCATACTTTAGCTTAAGAACTGAAAACTGTCATGAGTTTGtaataatgttttaatttgcaATTGAATAATTCCCACACATTTTGAaaagccttttttatttatcattttgtaacattttcatttaaatagCAAATTCATTTTGGCTTAACATTTTTGTGGTGTTAAATGCTTCTGCCATTGTCTTCATATTATGTTCATTTTATAGCAGAACTCCGATGTTGAGGGCagtggaaagaagaagaagaagaagaaggaaaagaaacacaagaaagacAAGAAACACAAGAAGCACAAGAAGCATAAGAAGGAAAAAGCTGGTGCCACTGCGAGTGGAGAGACACAAGAAACCCAGGGTGTGGAGGATGGAGATTCAAGAAAGGTTAAGTGTGTCTGATTTTAACGTCTACAATTGTAGTTAATACTTCTGCCCCAATCTGTATTTGTATGTAGACGGCTATATATCTGTTTTTCATTCAGGAATCAGACTCAGAAGTTGAGGACAGCTTGGATGATCTAGAGAAGCACCTTAGAGAGAAGGCTCTGCGCTCCATGAGGAAGGCTCAACTGTCTCCCTCACAGATGTCCTGAAAACAAGGGGCTTTTTCACTTTTGTGTTTTCCACTCACTCTTGATGTTTGTCATCTGGTTCAGCTTTAGAATGTACAAATTGTTATTCTTGAGTCATTTGTGTTCTTTTTACTGGTTTGGTACATTCTACAGTGTGTTTCATTAAGAGCTTGATTTATCAGTGTATTATCTAAACTGTAAAGAAGCTTGTGTTGTCTATAATTTTAAATTGTTGACCAGGGACACGGTTTAAGTTGGACAGGTTAAAAATATTTTGCACAGCCTAAAGTAGATTCTATTGAGAAATTATTGCATGTGCAATGATTGTCTCTGATGTGCATGAACCACTGACCCTTTGGGGTGTAGATAAAAACCAACATACGATAAACAACCTTTTACTTTTGCCCTTAGTGACCTATTGGCACCACCGTGTGTACTACTACAGGCTGTAACAGAATGTTATGTCCCCATATTGTAACTCAGTAGAGGTGTTTGGCATTGGTTTCCTCCGACTTCGAAATTGTCCTGTAAGTCTAAAACGACCTGATAACCATGCTTTAATTCTTAAACAATTTGATATGCAATTTTGTGTTGACACCAAGCTAATCTTTGTTGGACTGCTATTTGATTTGTATTTAGAAACCCTGGAATCTGTCATCCTTTGAGAATTAAAACCCTTTTATAGGAGCTGTgcgttgttgcttttttttgtaCATGATTTGGATTAGATAGTGTTTATAGAAAATTTTCAGACTTTAGACTTAGTTCAATGTAGAAAGTGATTAAACTGCTCAAATGTTAAAATCTAATGGTTAAATGGGCTTTTTATGTTTGATTTTTGGTTTCTATTTGTATATGACACTGCAAACTGCCGGTCACTAAGTCACAACCCGTGCGGTTTGCCAACATTTGTGTGCGTTCACTTGAATTGTAATCACTCACACCGAATGATTAGACAAAGTTAAAAAGAACAAGGCTGTAAATAATTAGCAATAAAACGTGTCACTGGCTATTTTGTCTTAATTCTAAAACACAGACTGACGTCTTTTAGTTCATTTATAACGGTAACGAGCTGTTGTTGGTAcagcagcgcccccccccctcctcccgcagGAGACTCCCTCCTTAAACCCTCCCACCGCATCTGGCGTTTGCGCCGcagatgacatcacagcttCAAATATTCCCGTTTCTCCTCCGCGTCGTCCTCGTGCTGCGTGAAGACCCCCCCCGGCGCGTTTTTCCACGGCTCCGCGGGCTTAAAAAGTTCCACATCGCGGCAGAGAAGCACCGCGACTCGTCCAGCAGACAGCGCTGCGTCCCGGTGCGCGTCGCCAAACGAACGGCCTGCTCCCAGAACCGGGTCCTCCTCTTTAGGGAGAGGGAAAAAACGCCTGGTGGACTCGAAGAGGCGGCGGAGAAGTGGACCGAGCCGAGTCGGGCGTGGTAGCAGAGAAAAGTCAGCGTTGTTAGCGGAGGTCGAAGACGGAGCAGCCACGATGTCGCTGTCGGTACCGCAGAACGGCGTGAAGGCGGACAACGAGCCCGTTATCGAGCTGTTTGTGAAGGTAAGTCCGCAGAAGTGGCAGCAAGTTCGGCGTTTTCCAGCACTTCGCGAAACAGCCGCCGCTGATGATAACGGACGCGTTTCTCCTTTGGAAAAAGGAGGGATTCAAACTCAAACGAGGGGTTTTCTCACCGAATTAAACGGCTAACACAACGGCGTTTATTTCACCAACAATAAAGCGGGGTTCCGCTTGGCTGCTTTCTTTTACGTTGAGAAGTGAAGGCTCTCGCCCTCCGCCGCTCGCGGccatgtggagctgcagcgtccACGCACAAAGCGGGGACGGACGAGCGCGCGGCGCGGACGGCTGCGCGCGCGTCCACCGGCGGAGCTCGGTCCGCGGCAGCCGAGGCAGCGCCTGCGTTTCCACGTCCACGGACGGCTGCTGTGCGTTACGTGGTGTCCAGCTTTCAGCGGAACAGCAGTGGAGTGGAGTCATTTGAAATGAACTCTATAGtaaaagacgtgtgtgtgtgtgtgtgtgtgtgtgtgtgtgtgtgtgtgtgtgtgtgtgtgtgtgtgtgtgtgtgtgtgtgtgtgttactctttACCTGAAGGATCTGAATGTGATCATTTAGATTGGATGTGATCGTGAGCTTTGCTGCTTCTTGTTGCTTTGCAGGGCGGGAAACGGCAGAGAACGGGGAACAAGGGgggagagtgggagggagggtgagaggaGGGGGCGGGTGGCTGGTGGTGATGGAGGTGTCACTGATCCAAACAGCAAGTACCTAAATACTAACGCGGCGCTGGAATCAACCCCAGTCCTCATTTGTCGTGAATCCTGTGACGGGGCGTTTGCTCAGAGGCTCTCGGATCCCAGCGTTTCTCCAGCAGAGGTTACGTCATCCCCAGGCCCGGAACGAGTCcacatgtgcccccccccccttgtgcCGTGTGTACagaagtttgtgtgtttgcagccgcGTGCGTCCGCCTTCGTCTCCATGTGGCAGCATGTGTCGCCCTCTATTATTGACGCTATTGTCTGACCCGCGCCGTTAAACGCCGTCACGGGACACAATGGGAGCCGTGTAGGTTGCTGCGGGCGTCTGTCTGCGGGCCGGGCCTCTGGGAACAGCTGATAACGACCTGTGTGCTGAGAGCACACGGCTGCGTGAGATCCTTTAGGGCACCGCCACATATCAGCGCTGACTAATTATACTTCCAGACGAGTCGCCTCCGTTTCTCTCTAAAGGCTGATTAGATGCTTCCAGAGGTTTGCGATGCTGTTGTTGTCCCGTTCCTATGACAACCCTTTGTGCTCATCCTTTAAGGGCGTGGAGGCGGAGCGTTGTCAGCGTTTATTGCCCTTGGCTGCAGATGAGCCCGATAGGCGTTTGTGAGAGCGAGGatcgacctttgaccccggccGCGGCGCGGCAGATTAAATATTGCCCTGCGCTCGTGAGCAGCAGTCAGAGCTGGAGAGTCTCTCTTCCCGGCATCCGCCCACGGAGCGTCTGTGTCATCTGGCAAGTCGCCATCTCACACGGTTGAAGGAGTAGTAACAGTAACTCCCGGATATAGTGTATTTACGTTATGTTATGGAAAAAAGTCAAGCTGCCCATAATATTATGGGCTGACTGACTCAGTTATTCTGTTAACCTGTGACGGAAAGTTGCTGTTGCACTGTTATGATCACATCCGTGCAGGTGTGGTTATGTTTTCATTAGGTTCTCCACAAATTATTTTTctgaatgcagcacagtgagCAGAATGTGGATGAGTTACGGGAAGcactccactttttttttttttttttaacgctgCTGGCTGCAAAGCATTGCACTGCAATGACCACATTTAAACTAGCGATGATCCAGCGTGACCCTCGGTGGGTCATGATACAAAGCCCCTAGCATATGCTCACTGTTGCATTTCGGCGTAAAgtgccccctccctccttccctcggGTGGCATTATATGTAACTGAGGGACTATTTTAAACGGCTAAATCAATAGAGCAGTTTTTCCTCCGGCATTTATGAATCGCTGCAGTCAGCATCATGAGTTGGGGGACAAAGATTAATGGCTGGCGCCGCGTTGTTGCCGCGGGCTGCTGTTTCTGCCGCAGCACCTGACGTTCTGGAAACGGGCCCAATCAGCCTGGCACTACGTTATCACGCTCCATTTAAAGACCGGTTGTGCAGTAATTAAGATTACAAGGCGGCTCATCGCAGCACACCGAGTGCCGGGGTAGCTGTTTAAAACCCCATTGTGCCCGTGTGCGCTCGGCGTACTGTTCCCGACGCCTTCGGGACGAGGAAGCGCTGTGCTGACTTTCCAGGAAGCCAGTTGCTAATGGGGCACTTCTTCTGCAGGGGGTGTGAAGGTCATGTGTGATCAGCAGGTTTTCTTCACCCAGCTCCCCCCTCCTGCCTCCAGGCGTCCACGCTCGTTTGTCTAGAGAGTCCAGATCAAGTTGTAATAACCTTTCTGACGCCGCACACCCTGCTTTAGCCATTAACCTCCCACTCTCCACACAGACTGAGGCTGGTAAATGGTGCTCATGTGAAGCAGCCCTT
Above is a window of Betta splendens chromosome 22, fBetSpl5.4, whole genome shotgun sequence DNA encoding:
- the srrm1 gene encoding serine/arginine repetitive matrix protein 1 isoform X2, encoding MDAGFFRGTSAEQDNRFSNKHKKLLKQLKFAECLDKKVDMTKVNLEVIKPWITQRVTEILGFEDDVVIEFIFNQLEEKHPDAKVMQINLTGFLNGKNAREFMKDLWPLLLSAQENIAGIPSAFLEQKKEEIKQRQIEQEKLASLKKGDEDKKEKDRERAQSKSPRRRKTRSPSPRRRSPVKRDRKRSPSRSPRRKPSPVGGSSPPPPLMQLPTKPTEQLADSDPSGRAMQEEVIQEASICDTVVEVVKADSVTEVKEPSPEKTHKKEQRPRSREREKDNRRERPHHRSRSHSRSRRRRSRSRSYSPRRRQSPRRRMSPRRRSPPRRGPAAARHRHRRSPIRRRRSRSASSSGSSSSGSRSPKKLMKRISSTPPRKPVLHPDTSISPAGRDRRSLSPRARRSRGSPSPPRSSGLKRKQGGRGPSPSDNAKPRLSDGSESEEDKNEKGATADSVQQRRQYRRQNQQSSSDTGSSSSEEEGPKRPTAGSSARNGEVRRRRSRTPSPRRRHRDPSPRKRRSPSPGRRRRSPSPLRRRRSLSPPRRRSPSPPPCRRSPSPRRYSPPIQRRYSPSPLPSQKRKMSSSPTKRPSPLPKRRPSRSPKRRSSPQRRRASPSSSPPRHRRSPMLPSGRLGRDVRSPVRAVNRLSPSPANRNRNVRGSTSPQRRFESSISPSNHRRQQSPSHSGKPFRRVSRTPEPRNNQRPSPSPQPMRRASSRSRSVSPRPAAQKHLVPASGSPSPSRSVSGSPPPAKKASSGGSGSQSPSKNSDVEGSGKKKKKKKEKKHKKDKKHKKHKKHKKEKAGATASGETQETQGVEDGDSRKESDSEVEDSLDDLEKHLREKALRSMRKAQLSPSQMS
- the srrm1 gene encoding serine/arginine repetitive matrix protein 1 isoform X6 — protein: MQINLTGFLNGKNAREFMKDLWPLLLSAQENIAGIPSAFLEQKKEEIKQRQIEQEKLASLKKGDEDKKEKDRERAQSKSPRRRKTRSPSPRRRSPVKRDRKRSPSRSPRRKPSPVGGSSPPPPLMQLPTKPTEQLADSDPSGRAMQEEVIQEASICDTVVEVVKADSVTEVKEPSPEKTHKKEQRPRSREREKDNRRERPHHRSRSHSRSRRRRSRSRSYSPRRRQSPRRRMSPRRRSPPRRGPAAARHRHRRSPIRRRRSRSASSSGSSSSGSRSPKKLMKRISSTPPRKPVLHPDTSISPAGRDRRSLSPRARRSRGSPSPPRSSGLKRKQGGRGPSPSDNAKPRLSDGSESEEDKNEKGATADSVQQRRQYRRQNQQSSSDTGSSSSEEEGPKRPTAGSSARNGEVRRRRSRTPSPRRRHRDPSPRKRRSPSPGRRRRSPSPLRRRRSLSPPRRRSPSPPPCRRSPSPRRYSPPIQRRYSPSPLPSQKRKMSSSPTKRPSPLPKRRPSRSPKRRSSPQRRRASPSSSPPRHRRSPMLPSGRLGRDVRSPVRAVNRLSPSPANRNRNVRGSTSPQRRFESSISPSNHRRQQSPSHSGKPFRRVSRTPEPRNNQRPSPSPQPMRRASSRSRSVSPRPAAQKHLVPASGSPSPSRSVSGSPPPAKKASSGGSGSQSPSKQNSDVEGSGKKKKKKKEKKHKKDKKHKKHKKHKKEKAGATASGETQETQGVEDGDSRKESDSEVEDSLDDLEKHLREKALRSMRKAQLSPSQMS
- the srrm1 gene encoding serine/arginine repetitive matrix protein 1 isoform X4 yields the protein MDAGFFRGTSAEQDNRFSNKHKKLLKQLKFAECLDKKVDMTKVNLEVIKPWITQRVTEILGFEDDVVIEFIFNQLEEKHPDAKVMQINLTGFLNGKNAREFMKDLWPLLLSAQENIAGIPSAFLEQKKEEIKQRQIEQEKLASLKKGDEDKKEKDRERAQSKSPRRRKTRSPSPRRRSPVKRDRKRSPSRSPRRKPSPVGGSSPPPPLMQLPTKPTEQLADSDPSGRAMQEEVIQEASICDTVVEVVKADSVTEVKEPSPEKTHKKEQRPRSREREKDNRRERPHHRSRSHSRSRRRRSRSRSYSPRRRQSPRRRMSPRRRSPPRRGPAAARHRHRRSPIRRRRSRSASSSGSSSSGSRSPKKLMKRISSTPPRKPVLHPDTSISPAGRDRRSLSPRARRSRGSPSPPRSSGLKRKQGGRGPSPSDNAKPRLSDGSESEEDKNEKGATADSVQQRRQYRRQNQQSSSDTGSSSSEEEGPKRPTAGSSARNGEVRRRRSRTPSPRRRHRDPSPRKRRSPSPGRRRRSPSPLRRRRSLSPPRRRSPSPRRYSPPIQRRYSPSPLPSQKRKMSSSPTKRPSPLPKRRPSRSPKRRSSPQRRRASPSSSPPRHRRSPMLPSGRLGRDVRSPVRAVNRLSPSPANRNRNVRGSTSPQRRFESSISPSNHRRQQSPSHSGKPFRRVSRTPEPRNNQRPSPSPQPMRRASSRSRSVSPRPAAQKHLVPASGSPSPSRSVSGSPPPAKKASSGGSGSQSPSKQNSDVEGSGKKKKKKKEKKHKKDKKHKKHKKHKKEKAGATASGETQETQGVEDGDSRKESDSEVEDSLDDLEKHLREKALRSMRKAQLSPSQMS
- the srrm1 gene encoding serine/arginine repetitive matrix protein 1 isoform X3, with protein sequence MDAGFFRGTSAEQDNRFSNKHKKLLKQLKFAECLDKKVDMTKVNLEVIKPWITQRVTEILGFEDDVVIEFIFNQLEEKHPDAKVMQINLTGFLNGKNAREFMKDLWPLLLSAQENIAGIPSAFLEQKKEEIKQRQIEQEKLASLKKGDEDKKEKDRERAQSKSPRRRKTRSPSPRRRSPVKRDRKRSPSRSPRRKPSPVGGSSPPPPLMQLPTKPTEQLADSDPSGRAMQEEVIQEASICDTVVEVVKADSVTEVKEPSPEKTHKKEQRPRSREREKDNRRERPHHRSRSHSRSRRRRSRSRRQSPRRRMSPRRRSPPRRGPAAARHRHRRSPIRRRRSRSASSSGSSSSGSRSPKKLMKRISSTPPRKPVLHPDTSISPAGRDRRSLSPRARRSRGSPSPPRSSGLKRKQGGRGPSPSDNAKPRLSDGSESEEDKNEKGATADSVQQRRQYRRQNQQSSSDTGSSSSEEEGPKRPTAGSSARNGEVRRRRSRTPSPRRRHRDPSPRKRRSPSPGRRRRSPSPLRRRRSLSPPRRRSPSPPPCRRSPSPRRYSPPIQRRYSPSPLPSQKRKMSSSPTKRPSPLPKRRPSRSPKRRSSPQRRRASPSSSPPRHRRSPMLPSGRLGRDVRSPVRAVNRLSPSPANRNRNVRGSTSPQRRFESSISPSNHRRQQSPSHSGKPFRRVSRTPEPRNNQRPSPSPQPMRRASSRSRSVSPRPAAQKHLVPASGSPSPSRSVSGSPPPAKKASSGGSGSQSPSKQNSDVEGSGKKKKKKKEKKHKKDKKHKKHKKHKKEKAGATASGETQETQGVEDGDSRKESDSEVEDSLDDLEKHLREKALRSMRKAQLSPSQMS
- the srrm1 gene encoding serine/arginine repetitive matrix protein 1 isoform X5 gives rise to the protein MDAGFFRGTSAEQDNRFSNKHKKLLKQLKFAECLDKKVDMTKVNLEVIKPWITQRVTEILGFEDDVVIEFIFNQLEEKHPDAKVMQINLTGFLNGKNAREFMKDLWPLLLSAQENIAGIPSAFLEQKKEEIKQRQIEQEKLASLKKGDEDKKEKDRERAQSKSPRRRKTRSPSPRRRSPVKRDRKRSPSRSPRRKPSPVGGSSPPPPLMQLPTKPTEQLADSDPSGRAMQEEVIQEASICDTVVEVVKADSVTEVKEPSPEKTHKKEQRPRSREREKDNRRERPHHRSRSHSRSRRRRSRSRSYSPRRRQSPRRRMSPRRRSPPRRGPAAARHRHRRSPIRRRRSRSASSSGSSSSGSRSPKKLMKRISSTPPRKPVLHPDTSISPAGRDRRSLSPRARRSRGSPSPPRSSGLKRKQGGRGPSPSDNAKPRLSDGSESEEDKNEKGATADSVQQRRQYRRQNQQSSSDTGSSSSEEEGPKRPTAGSSARNGEVRRRRSRTPSPRRRHRDPSPRKRRSPSPGRRRRSPSPLRRRRSLSPPRRRSPSPPPCRRSPSPRRYSPPIQRRYSPSPLPSQKRKMSSSPTKRPSPLPKRRPSRSPKRRSSPQRRRASPSSSPPRHRRSPMLPSGRLGRDVRSPVRAVNRLSPSPANRNRNVRGSTSPQRRFESSISPSNHRRQQSPSHSGKPFRRVSRTPEPRNNQRPSPSPQPMRRASSRSRSVSPRPAAQKHLVPASGSPSPSRSVSGSPPPAKKASSGGSGSQSPSKQNSDVEGSGKKKKKKKEKKHKKDKKHKKHKKHKKEKAGATASGETQETQGVEDGDSRKVKNQTQKLRTAWMI
- the srrm1 gene encoding serine/arginine repetitive matrix protein 1 isoform X1 gives rise to the protein MDAGFFRGTSAEQDNRFSNKHKKLLKQLKFAECLDKKVDMTKVNLEVIKPWITQRVTEILGFEDDVVIEFIFNQLEEKHPDAKVMQINLTGFLNGKNAREFMKDLWPLLLSAQENIAGIPSAFLEQKKEEIKQRQIEQEKLASLKKGDEDKKEKDRERAQSKSPRRRKTRSPSPRRRSPVKRDRKRSPSRSPRRKPSPVGGSSPPPPLMQLPTKPTEQLADSDPSGRAMQEEVIQEASICDTVVEVVKADSVTEVKEPSPEKTHKKEQRPRSREREKDNRRERPHHRSRSHSRSRRRRSRSRSYSPRRRQSPRRRMSPRRRSPPRRGPAAARHRHRRSPIRRRRSRSASSSGSSSSGSRSPKKLMKRISSTPPRKPVLHPDTSISPAGRDRRSLSPRARRSRGSPSPPRSSGLKRKQGGRGPSPSDNAKPRLSDGSESEEDKNEKGATADSVQQRRQYRRQNQQSSSDTGSSSSEEEGPKRPTAGSSARNGEVRRRRSRTPSPRRRHRDPSPRKRRSPSPGRRRRSPSPLRRRRSLSPPRRRSPSPPPCRRSPSPRRYSPPIQRRYSPSPLPSQKRKMSSSPTKRPSPLPKRRPSRSPKRRSSPQRRRASPSSSPPRHRRSPMLPSGRLGRDVRSPVRAVNRLSPSPANRNRNVRGSTSPQRRFESSISPSNHRRQQSPSHSGKPFRRVSRTPEPRNNQRPSPSPQPMRRASSRSRSVSPRPAAQKHLVPASGSPSPSRSVSGSPPPAKKASSGGSGSQSPSKQNSDVEGSGKKKKKKKEKKHKKDKKHKKHKKHKKEKAGATASGETQETQGVEDGDSRKESDSEVEDSLDDLEKHLREKALRSMRKAQLSPSQMS